A stretch of Paenibacillus mucilaginosus 3016 DNA encodes these proteins:
- the hutH gene encoding histidine ammonia-lyase, whose amino-acid sequence MKRRDNAPIRIGDQRLTLAEVERAARSGAPVVVEKGCISRMQASCDYVRKLLEERQVVYGLTTGFGKFSDTVIADGDVLRLQLNLIRSHACGVGSPLPEDTVRAVMLLRIRALALGWSGIRPCVVELLAGLLNRGVTPVMPEQGSLGASGDLAPLAHLALVLVGEGEAFFEGARLPGGEALARAGLQPVILEAKEGLALINGTQVMTAIGTLACADARRLADLADCTAALTCEGLRAVRDAFDGLTHGLRPHRGQRRSAENIRRMTEGSRLLTGPGELRVQDAYSLRCAPQVHGASRDGLDYIAGVLETEINSATDNPLIFAEEGRVISGGNFHGQPVALAMDHLALCAAELASIAERRIERLVNPQLNEGLPPFLTHRGGLQSGFMIAQYTAASLVSENKSLAHPASVDSIPSSGNQEDHVSMGTIAARKAARIVSHGFEVLAIELLCAAQAADYRGPSGLAPGTRWLYDRCRERVPFMGEDRVLSGDFRRISEWLRSVDAAAELGWPGEAEGTAEAGGPGGGRRKAASADAGEEEQDGGRSEEPDGPCPAGDAAQHQGLGAGSGPPDADEQPGP is encoded by the coding sequence ATGAAGCGGAGAGATAATGCCCCCATACGGATCGGAGACCAAAGGCTGACCCTCGCGGAGGTGGAACGGGCTGCCCGCAGCGGAGCGCCTGTGGTGGTCGAGAAGGGCTGCATCTCCCGGATGCAGGCTTCCTGTGACTACGTGCGGAAGCTGCTGGAGGAGAGGCAGGTCGTCTACGGGCTGACCACCGGCTTCGGCAAATTCAGCGATACGGTCATCGCGGACGGCGACGTGCTGCGGCTGCAGCTGAACCTGATCCGCAGCCACGCCTGCGGGGTCGGCAGCCCGCTGCCGGAGGACACCGTGCGGGCGGTGATGCTGCTGCGCATCCGCGCTCTAGCCCTCGGCTGGTCGGGCATCCGCCCCTGTGTGGTGGAGCTGCTGGCCGGCCTGCTGAACCGCGGGGTCACCCCCGTCATGCCGGAGCAGGGCTCCCTAGGCGCCAGCGGAGACCTCGCGCCGCTCGCCCACCTGGCGCTCGTGCTCGTCGGCGAGGGCGAAGCCTTCTTCGAGGGAGCCCGGCTGCCCGGCGGAGAGGCGCTGGCCCGGGCCGGCCTGCAGCCGGTTATCCTCGAGGCGAAGGAAGGACTCGCCCTGATCAACGGCACGCAGGTGATGACGGCCATCGGCACGCTGGCCTGCGCGGACGCCCGCCGGCTGGCGGACCTGGCCGACTGCACGGCCGCGCTCACCTGCGAAGGGCTGCGCGCCGTCCGCGACGCGTTCGACGGGCTGACGCACGGGCTGCGCCCCCACCGGGGGCAGCGCCGCTCGGCGGAGAATATCCGCCGGATGACGGAGGGCTCGCGGCTGCTGACCGGGCCGGGGGAGCTCCGCGTGCAGGACGCTTACTCGCTGCGCTGCGCGCCCCAGGTGCACGGGGCGAGCCGCGACGGGCTCGACTATATCGCCGGCGTGCTCGAGACGGAGATCAACTCCGCCACGGACAATCCGCTGATCTTCGCGGAGGAGGGCCGGGTCATCTCCGGCGGGAACTTCCACGGGCAGCCGGTGGCGCTGGCGATGGATCACCTCGCCCTGTGCGCGGCGGAGCTTGCCAGCATCGCCGAGCGGCGCATCGAACGGCTGGTGAACCCCCAGCTGAACGAGGGGCTTCCGCCCTTCCTCACGCACCGCGGGGGCCTGCAGTCGGGCTTCATGATCGCCCAGTACACGGCCGCCTCGCTCGTGTCGGAGAACAAGTCGCTGGCCCACCCGGCAAGCGTGGATTCCATTCCCTCCTCGGGCAACCAGGAGGATCATGTCAGCATGGGCACGATCGCCGCGCGGAAGGCGGCCCGCATCGTCAGCCACGGCTTCGAGGTGCTCGCCATCGAGCTGCTCTGCGCGGCCCAGGCGGCGGATTACCGCGGGCCGTCGGGTCTCGCGCCGGGCACCCGGTGGCTCTATGACCGCTGCCGGGAGCGGGTGCCTTTCATGGGCGAAGACCGGGTGCTCTCCGGCGACTTCCGCAGGATCTCCGAATGGCTGCGTTCGGTGGATGCCGCGGCGGAGCTCGGCTGGCCGGGGGAAGCGGAGGGAACGGCGGAGGCGGGAGGACCGGGAGGCGGGAGACGGAAGGCAGCGTCGGCAGATGCCGGAGAGGAGGAGCAGGATGGGGGAAGAAGCGAAGAGCCGGACGGTCCGTGCCCCGCGGGGGACGCAGCTCAGCACCAAGGGCTGGGTGCAGGAAGCGGCCCTCCGGATGCTGATGAACAACCTGGACCCTGA
- the hutU gene encoding urocanate hydratase: MGEEAKSRTVRAPRGTQLSTKGWVQEAALRMLMNNLDPEVAEHPESLVVYGGIGRAARNWACFDAIVRSLQALEENETLLIQSGKPVAVFRTHRDAPRVLLANSNLVPAWANWEHFHELDRRGLMMYGQMTAGSWIYIGSQGIVQGTYETFAECARQHFGGTLQGTITVTAGLGGMGGAQPLAVTMNGGVLIGVEADRSRIEKRIATRYCDVLAETLEAALALAQEARDAGRALSVGLVGNAAEVLPQMLAQGFVPDIVTDQTSAHDPLNGYLPAGCSLEEAARLRAQQPQELVRRAKAGMAVHVEAMLEMQRRGAVAFDYGNNIRQAACDEGVAEAFAIPGFVPAYIRPQFCRGRGPFRWAALSGDPEDIRRTDEAVLQLFPDDEGLHRWIGMARQKIAFQGLPSRICWLGYGERALFGRKINDMVAAGELSAPIVIGRDHLDAGSVASPNRETESMLDGSDAVADWPILNALLNTAAGASWVSLHHGGGVGMGYSIHAGMVVVADGTPEAAERLERVLTTDPGMGVVRHADAGYDLAVETAKTHGIIRPMGEQTNE; encoded by the coding sequence ATGGGGGAAGAAGCGAAGAGCCGGACGGTCCGTGCCCCGCGGGGGACGCAGCTCAGCACCAAGGGCTGGGTGCAGGAAGCGGCCCTCCGGATGCTGATGAACAACCTGGACCCTGAGGTGGCGGAGCATCCCGAGTCATTGGTGGTCTACGGGGGAATCGGCCGCGCGGCGAGGAACTGGGCGTGCTTTGACGCGATCGTCAGGAGCCTGCAGGCGCTGGAGGAGAACGAGACGCTGCTCATCCAGTCCGGCAAGCCGGTGGCGGTGTTCCGGACCCACCGGGACGCGCCGCGCGTGCTGCTGGCGAATTCCAATCTCGTGCCGGCCTGGGCGAACTGGGAGCATTTTCACGAATTGGACCGCAGGGGGCTGATGATGTACGGCCAGATGACCGCTGGCAGCTGGATCTACATCGGCTCGCAGGGGATTGTGCAGGGCACGTACGAGACATTCGCGGAGTGCGCCAGGCAGCACTTCGGCGGCACGCTGCAGGGGACGATCACGGTGACGGCAGGACTCGGCGGGATGGGAGGCGCCCAGCCGCTTGCCGTGACGATGAACGGGGGCGTGCTGATCGGTGTTGAAGCCGACCGGTCGAGGATCGAGAAGCGGATCGCGACCCGCTACTGCGATGTGCTCGCCGAGACGCTGGAGGCGGCGCTTGCGCTGGCGCAGGAGGCCAGGGACGCTGGTCGTGCGCTGTCGGTGGGCCTTGTAGGCAACGCGGCGGAGGTCCTGCCGCAGATGCTCGCCCAGGGCTTTGTGCCGGATATCGTCACGGACCAGACGTCCGCCCACGATCCGCTGAACGGGTACCTGCCGGCCGGCTGCTCTCTGGAGGAGGCGGCAAGGCTTCGCGCGCAGCAGCCGCAGGAGCTGGTACGGCGGGCCAAAGCCGGCATGGCCGTCCATGTGGAGGCGATGCTGGAGATGCAGCGCCGCGGGGCGGTGGCCTTCGACTACGGCAACAACATCCGGCAGGCTGCCTGCGACGAAGGGGTGGCGGAGGCCTTCGCTATCCCCGGGTTCGTGCCGGCCTACATCCGGCCGCAGTTCTGCCGGGGCCGGGGGCCGTTCCGCTGGGCGGCGCTCTCGGGCGATCCGGAGGACATCCGGCGCACCGACGAAGCGGTGCTTCAGCTGTTCCCGGACGATGAGGGGCTGCACCGCTGGATCGGGATGGCCCGCCAGAAGATCGCCTTCCAGGGTCTTCCTTCGAGGATCTGCTGGCTCGGCTATGGCGAGCGGGCGCTTTTTGGCCGGAAGATCAATGACATGGTCGCCGCAGGCGAGCTCTCCGCCCCGATTGTCATCGGCCGCGACCATCTCGATGCGGGCTCCGTCGCTTCGCCCAACCGGGAGACGGAGTCGATGCTTGACGGCAGCGACGCGGTAGCCGACTGGCCGATCCTGAACGCGCTGCTGAACACGGCGGCCGGCGCGAGCTGGGTGTCGCTGCATCACGGGGGCGGCGTAGGGATGGGGTACTCGATCCACGCCGGTATGGTCGTGGTTGCCGACGGCACGCCGGAGGCGGCGGAGCGGCTGGAGCGCGTCCTGACGACGGACCCGGGCATGGGTGTCGTACGCCATGCGGACGCGGGGTACGATCTGGCGGTGGAGACGGCGAAGACGCACGGCATTATCAGGCCTATGGGAGAGCAGACGAACGAATGA
- the hutI gene encoding imidazolonepropionase has protein sequence MPTRMVYVRRAAQVVTAAGASLRPKRGAEMSELGIIEGGSVITRDDRILFAGPDEEAQRVLAAAPEDAEVEVLEAEGKLVTPGLIDPHTHVVFAGSREFELPLRLKGAAYMDILKAGGGILYTAEQTRAAEEDLLAAETRRRLDRFLLHGVTTVEAKSGYGLRLEDELKQLRTARRLNAEHPVELVSTFMGAHAVPPEYKGDPEAYVRLVIEEMIPAVAEAGLAEFCDVFCEEGVFTPEQSRRILEAGLARGLKPKLHADEIVPYGGAELAAAVGAVTADHLLQASGEGIAAMARRGVIAVLLPGTAFFLRKPPADARRMISAGVPVALATDRNPGSSPTESLPLIMNLACLGMGMTPEEVLAACTINAAHAVGRASRIGSIEAGKQADLVLFDAPNVTYLQYHFGVNLVDTVIKRGVCVVRDGRRAGA, from the coding sequence ATGCCGACCCGCATGGTATATGTCCGGCGCGCCGCGCAGGTGGTGACGGCCGCCGGGGCAAGCCTCCGGCCGAAGCGGGGCGCGGAGATGTCGGAGCTTGGGATCATCGAGGGGGGGAGCGTGATTACGCGGGACGACCGGATACTCTTCGCGGGACCGGATGAGGAGGCTCAGCGGGTTCTTGCCGCGGCGCCGGAGGATGCGGAAGTCGAGGTGCTGGAGGCGGAGGGGAAGCTGGTCACCCCGGGGCTGATCGACCCGCATACGCATGTCGTGTTCGCGGGGAGCCGGGAGTTCGAGCTGCCGCTCCGCCTGAAGGGTGCGGCCTATATGGACATTTTGAAGGCCGGCGGGGGGATCCTGTACACGGCGGAGCAGACCCGGGCGGCGGAGGAGGACCTGCTGGCGGCGGAGACGCGAAGGCGGCTGGACCGCTTCCTTCTGCACGGCGTGACGACCGTCGAGGCCAAAAGCGGCTACGGCCTGCGCCTCGAAGACGAGCTGAAGCAGCTGCGCACGGCCCGCCGGCTGAACGCCGAGCATCCCGTAGAGCTCGTGTCCACGTTCATGGGGGCGCACGCCGTGCCGCCGGAGTACAAGGGCGACCCGGAGGCTTACGTCCGGCTCGTCATCGAGGAGATGATCCCGGCCGTCGCTGAGGCGGGGCTCGCCGAGTTCTGCGACGTGTTCTGCGAGGAGGGTGTGTTCACGCCGGAGCAGTCACGGCGCATCCTCGAGGCCGGCCTGGCACGGGGCCTGAAGCCGAAGCTCCACGCCGACGAGATCGTGCCGTACGGCGGGGCCGAACTGGCGGCGGCCGTAGGAGCCGTGACGGCGGATCACCTGCTGCAGGCTTCGGGCGAGGGCATTGCCGCCATGGCCCGGCGCGGCGTCATCGCGGTGCTGCTGCCCGGCACGGCGTTCTTCCTGCGCAAGCCTCCGGCGGATGCCCGGCGGATGATCTCGGCGGGCGTGCCGGTGGCTCTGGCTACCGACCGCAATCCGGGCTCTTCGCCGACCGAGTCGCTGCCGCTCATCATGAACCTGGCCTGCCTGGGCATGGGCATGACGCCTGAGGAGGTGCTCGCCGCTTGCACTATCAATGCGGCGCACGCGGTCGGCCGGGCTTCCCGGATCGGCAGCATTGAAGCCGGCAAGCAGGCGGATCTCGTGCTTTTTGATGCGCCGAATGTCACGTACCTGCAGTATCACTTCGGGGTGAATCTCGTGGATACGGTGATCAAGCGGGGCGTCTGCGTTGTGCGGGACGGAAGGAGGGCGGGGGCATGA
- a CDS encoding Zn-dependent hydrolase has product MKELRVKPGRIRTALESLGAIGRGPSGGLERTAFSAADREGREWLKAAMRSAGLAVRTDEAANIWGLRRGEKQKLPPIACGSHIDTVPSGGKYDGALGVILALEAARVLAEHGVSLRRGLEVVSFSAEEPNGFGLSTFGSRAAAGKLKRSVLDGVRGPGGVLLTDALRDAGGDPLRFEEARLAPGDLAAYLEVHIEQGRRLEDQGIPVGIVTAITGIYREEVTVTGEANHAGTTLMRNRKDALMAAAELMLAFEAICRDAPAEETVGTIGRIANHPNAANIIPGEVQLHLEVRGASKEAIAAVLDAWRERAGGIARARGVRLQSVTLLDQPPVPMDGLVAEVCRRQAERLGIAAVPLGSMAGHDAAHMAAITRAGMLFVPSIGGRSHCPEEESRLGEIEQAGNVLLHALLALDRQL; this is encoded by the coding sequence ATGAAGGAGCTGCGCGTGAAGCCGGGGAGGATCCGCACGGCGCTGGAATCACTGGGGGCCATCGGGCGGGGCCCATCCGGCGGCCTGGAGCGGACGGCGTTCTCGGCGGCGGACAGGGAGGGCCGCGAATGGCTGAAGGCGGCCATGCGGTCGGCGGGACTGGCCGTGCGCACGGACGAGGCGGCCAATATCTGGGGTCTGCGCCGCGGAGAGAAGCAGAAGCTACCGCCGATCGCCTGCGGCTCCCACATCGATACGGTGCCATCCGGAGGGAAGTATGACGGGGCCCTCGGCGTCATTCTGGCCTTGGAGGCGGCCCGCGTGCTTGCGGAGCATGGCGTCAGCCTTCGCCGCGGACTCGAGGTCGTGTCGTTCAGCGCGGAGGAGCCGAACGGCTTCGGACTCTCGACGTTCGGCTCCCGGGCTGCGGCGGGCAAGCTGAAGCGCAGCGTGCTGGACGGGGTCCGTGGCCCCGGGGGCGTCCTGCTCACGGATGCGCTGCGGGATGCCGGAGGAGATCCGCTGCGCTTCGAAGAGGCGCGCCTCGCCCCCGGCGACCTGGCGGCCTATCTTGAGGTACATATCGAGCAGGGACGGCGGCTGGAGGACCAGGGCATCCCGGTCGGCATCGTGACCGCGATCACCGGCATCTACCGGGAAGAGGTGACGGTCACCGGGGAAGCCAATCATGCGGGCACGACCCTGATGCGCAACCGGAAGGATGCCCTGATGGCCGCCGCCGAGCTGATGCTGGCATTCGAAGCGATCTGCCGGGATGCGCCGGCGGAGGAGACCGTGGGCACGATCGGCCGCATCGCCAATCATCCGAACGCCGCGAACATTATTCCCGGGGAGGTGCAGCTGCACCTGGAGGTCCGCGGGGCGTCGAAGGAAGCGATAGCCGCCGTGCTCGACGCCTGGAGAGAGCGTGCCGGCGGGATCGCCCGGGCCCGCGGCGTCCGCCTGCAGTCTGTGACGCTGCTCGACCAGCCCCCCGTTCCCATGGATGGGCTTGTGGCCGAGGTATGCAGGCGGCAGGCCGAGCGGCTGGGGATAGCCGCCGTGCCGCTCGGCAGCATGGCGGGCCACGACGCGGCGCATATGGCCGCGATCACCCGGGCCGGCATGCTCTTCGTGCCGAGCATCGGCGGCCGCAGCCACTGCCCTGAGGAGGAGAGCCGGCTCGGCGAGATCGAGCAGGCCGGCAACGTGCTGCTCCACGCTTTGTTGGCGCTGGACCGTCAGCTTTGA
- a CDS encoding amidohydrolase family protein, which yields MPKLYSAKAVYLDDTFREGSALLEENGRILETGPLVALLQRYPGIEHVRWERGVIVPGTVNAHNHSFQSLLRGIAVDKPFLQWRDEALYRYSPLLDEEAVYTGALLAFGEMLRYGVTTVCDFFYVHNGGTALDEAVIRAAGDVGIRLVFARTMYDWSGAPAGYRETVDEAVDRTRRLAVKYQGASMVAVHPAPHSPHAASPAMIQAGHRLAQELDTPFHIHVAEEMFEVEETLRDYGLRPVHYLDSLGVLDGRMIAVHLVWLDDSEVERVGQRGGALAYCPSSNMFLADGITRIPELLRHGTRVALGTDGACSNNRTSVYEEMRMCALLQKVANLDGTCLTAGDVFRMGTAAGGEVLRLPVGTLAAGSCADFSVLNADDLSLTPRGELLANIVYAMQPSAVTDVVVNGRLVYTQGALQTVGEKEIVRRVDTLFEAWERRLGAKGP from the coding sequence GTGCCCAAGCTGTATTCAGCGAAGGCAGTATATCTCGACGACACGTTCCGTGAAGGAAGCGCACTGCTGGAGGAGAACGGACGCATCCTGGAGACGGGTCCGCTGGTGGCTCTGCTGCAGCGCTATCCGGGGATCGAGCATGTCCGCTGGGAGCGGGGGGTGATCGTGCCGGGAACCGTCAACGCGCACAACCATTCCTTCCAGAGCCTGCTGCGCGGCATCGCGGTCGACAAGCCGTTCCTGCAGTGGCGCGACGAAGCCTTGTACCGGTATTCCCCGCTGCTCGATGAGGAGGCGGTTTATACGGGCGCGCTGCTGGCCTTCGGGGAGATGCTGAGGTACGGGGTGACCACGGTGTGCGATTTTTTCTACGTGCACAATGGAGGGACTGCTCTGGACGAAGCGGTGATCCGGGCGGCCGGGGATGTCGGCATCCGCCTCGTGTTCGCGCGCACGATGTACGATTGGAGCGGGGCACCCGCAGGCTACCGTGAGACGGTGGACGAAGCCGTGGATCGCACCCGCCGGCTCGCGGTCAAGTACCAGGGCGCCTCCATGGTGGCCGTCCATCCGGCCCCGCATTCGCCCCATGCCGCCTCGCCGGCAATGATCCAGGCTGGCCACCGGCTGGCGCAGGAGCTGGATACGCCTTTTCACATTCATGTTGCGGAGGAAATGTTCGAGGTGGAGGAGACCCTGCGCGATTACGGGCTCCGTCCGGTGCATTACCTGGATTCGCTCGGTGTGCTCGACGGGCGGATGATCGCTGTGCATCTCGTCTGGCTCGACGACTCGGAGGTCGAACGGGTCGGACAGCGGGGCGGGGCCTTGGCCTACTGTCCCTCCTCGAATATGTTCCTCGCCGACGGCATCACCCGCATCCCGGAGCTGCTCCGGCATGGAACCCGTGTGGCGCTGGGCACGGACGGCGCCTGCAGCAACAACCGCACCTCCGTCTACGAGGAGATGCGCATGTGCGCCCTGCTCCAGAAGGTCGCGAACCTTGACGGGACCTGTCTGACCGCAGGCGATGTGTTCCGGATGGGCACGGCGGCCGGCGGCGAGGTGCTGCGCCTTCCGGTCGGTACGCTTGCGGCGGGCAGCTGCGCCGATTTCTCGGTGCTGAACGCGGACGATCTGTCCCTGACGCCACGCGGCGAGCTGCTCGCAAACATCGTGTATGCGATGCAGCCCAGTGCGGTCACCGACGTTGTCGTGAACGGCCGGCTTGTTTACACGCAGGGGGCTTTGCAGACGGTGGGGGAAAAGGAGATCGTACGGCGGGTCGACACTTTGTTCGAAGCGTGGGAGCGGCGGCTGGGTGCGAAGGGGCCATAG
- a CDS encoding family 14 glycosylhydrolase, giving the protein MSSARFLMKKASMLLLSLVMLLTTVMGLGPSRTEAAVASDFQASVMGPLAQVTDWNAFKNQLRTLKSNGVYAITTDVWWGLVESAGDNQFNWSYYQTYASAVREAGLKWVPILSTHKCGGNVGDDCNIPLPAWLWNKGTADEMQFKSETGYVNNEAVSPFWSGIGTQYSELYASFASTFAGYKDIIPKIYLSGGPSGELRYPSYYPAAGWSYPSRGKFQVYTETAKNAFRTAMTTKYGSLSGINSAWGTNLTSVSQINPPTDGDGFYTNGGYNSTYGKDFLRWYQSVLENHLGVIGTAAHQKFDSVFGVPIGAKVSGVHWQMSNPTMPHSAEQAAGYYDYNTLLQKFKDTNLDLTFTCLEMFDNAAAPNYSQPSTLVDTVSAIANAKGVRLNGENALPASGTSAFGKIQEKLTRFSYNGFTLLRLANVVNADGSVTGEMANFKNYVVSLAKPVDTHNLVTIYYKKGFATPYLHYRPAGGTWTTAPGLKMADSEVSGYAKATVDIGSATQLEAAFNDGNNTWDSNATKNYFFGVGTFTYTPGANGAAGTITQGPPPGGGTGNSVTVYYKKGFTTPYIHYRPAGGTWTTAPGVRMADAEVSGYAKATVEIGTAIQLEAAFNDGNNTWDSNAQKNYFFGTGTFTYTPGANGAAGTITQGAPTGSGGGDGGGGIVTPVDWSTRSIYFIMTDRFVNGDTSNDNYGGFAANKSDPGKWHGGDFQGIINNLDYIKNMGFNAIWITPVTMQKSVNAYHGYHTYDFYAVDGHLGTMEKFQELVKTAHAKNIAVMLDVVLNHTGDFQPSNGYAKAPFDKYDWYHHNGEITSTDYNQNNQWKIENGDVAGLDDLNHENTAVTAELNNWIQWLIAQSGVDGLRVDTAKHVPKSYLKSFDTAANTFTFSEVFHGDPAYVGDYSNYLDAALDFPMYYTIRDVFGKDGSPTLIRDRYTSDSKYRDARLNGLFLDNHDVKRFLNEASGNPSNTSDKWPQLKAALGFLFTSRGIPIVYQGTELGYSGGDDPANREDVVPNANHDLYKYIAKLNGVRNSHPALQNGTQKEKWADSTVYGFQRSKNGDEAVVLINNSWSSQTRTVGSLDNLTGGTTLRNQLGTDSVTVNNGSVTVTLAPKEVKIFTK; this is encoded by the coding sequence ATGAGTTCAGCCAGATTCCTTATGAAAAAAGCGTCCATGCTGCTCTTAAGCCTGGTCATGCTGCTGACCACGGTGATGGGGCTCGGGCCGAGCCGTACGGAGGCGGCCGTAGCGAGCGACTTCCAGGCTTCCGTGATGGGCCCGCTGGCGCAGGTGACGGATTGGAATGCGTTTAAGAACCAGCTGCGCACCTTAAAAAGCAACGGTGTGTATGCGATTACAACCGACGTTTGGTGGGGCCTCGTCGAGAGTGCAGGCGACAACCAGTTCAACTGGAGCTACTATCAGACTTACGCAAGCGCTGTCCGCGAGGCGGGCCTGAAGTGGGTGCCGATCCTCTCCACGCACAAGTGCGGCGGCAATGTCGGCGATGACTGCAACATCCCTCTTCCGGCATGGCTGTGGAACAAGGGAACCGCGGACGAGATGCAGTTCAAGAGCGAGACCGGCTATGTGAACAACGAAGCCGTATCCCCGTTCTGGAGCGGCATCGGCACGCAGTACAGCGAGCTCTACGCTTCCTTTGCTTCCACTTTCGCGGGCTATAAGGACATCATTCCGAAGATTTACCTGAGCGGCGGCCCGTCCGGCGAGCTGCGCTATCCTTCTTACTACCCGGCGGCAGGCTGGAGCTACCCGTCGCGCGGCAAGTTCCAGGTCTACACCGAGACCGCAAAGAACGCTTTCCGCACCGCCATGACCACCAAATACGGTTCCCTCAGCGGCATCAACAGCGCGTGGGGGACGAATCTGACGAGTGTAAGCCAGATCAACCCTCCGACAGACGGCGACGGCTTCTACACGAACGGCGGTTATAACTCCACCTACGGCAAAGACTTCCTGAGATGGTACCAAAGCGTGCTCGAGAATCATCTGGGCGTGATCGGTACGGCGGCGCACCAGAAGTTCGATTCCGTCTTCGGCGTGCCGATCGGTGCGAAGGTATCCGGCGTGCACTGGCAGATGAGCAATCCGACGATGCCGCACAGCGCCGAGCAGGCCGCAGGCTACTACGATTACAACACCCTGCTCCAGAAATTCAAGGACACGAACCTCGACCTGACGTTCACGTGCCTCGAGATGTTCGACAACGCGGCGGCACCGAACTACTCGCAGCCTTCCACGCTGGTGGATACGGTCTCCGCGATTGCGAACGCCAAGGGCGTGCGCCTGAACGGCGAGAATGCGCTTCCGGCTTCCGGCACGAGCGCCTTCGGGAAGATTCAGGAGAAGCTGACGAGGTTCTCTTACAACGGCTTCACGCTGCTTCGCCTGGCTAACGTCGTCAATGCGGATGGCTCCGTCACGGGCGAGATGGCCAATTTTAAGAATTACGTGGTCTCTCTTGCCAAGCCGGTCGATACGCACAACCTGGTCACGATCTACTACAAAAAAGGCTTTGCCACCCCATACCTTCACTACCGTCCGGCAGGCGGCACCTGGACGACCGCACCCGGTCTGAAGATGGCGGACTCGGAAGTCAGCGGCTATGCGAAGGCCACGGTGGATATCGGTTCGGCCACCCAGCTGGAAGCTGCTTTCAACGACGGCAATAACACGTGGGACAGCAATGCGACGAAGAACTATTTCTTCGGGGTAGGCACGTTCACGTACACACCGGGTGCCAACGGCGCTGCAGGCACAATCACACAGGGTCCTCCGCCAGGAGGCGGTACGGGCAATTCGGTTACGGTGTATTACAAAAAAGGCTTCACGACCCCTTACATCCATTACCGTCCTGCCGGCGGCACCTGGACGACGGCACCAGGCGTAAGAATGGCGGATGCCGAAGTGAGCGGATACGCGAAAGCGACGGTGGAGATCGGCACGGCCATCCAGCTCGAGGCGGCTTTTAACGACGGCAATAACACGTGGGACAGCAACGCGCAGAAAAACTATTTCTTTGGCACAGGCACCTTCACGTATACCCCGGGAGCGAATGGGGCGGCGGGCACGATCACACAGGGCGCTCCTACGGGCAGCGGCGGCGGTGACGGCGGCGGGGGAATCGTTACCCCTGTCGACTGGAGCACGCGCAGCATCTACTTCATCATGACGGACCGCTTCGTCAACGGCGACACCTCCAATGACAACTACGGCGGCTTCGCGGCGAACAAGAGCGACCCGGGCAAATGGCACGGCGGCGATTTTCAGGGCATCATCAACAACCTCGACTACATCAAGAATATGGGCTTCAACGCCATCTGGATTACGCCTGTAACGATGCAGAAGAGCGTCAACGCTTACCACGGCTATCATACGTATGACTTTTATGCGGTGGACGGCCACCTCGGCACGATGGAGAAGTTCCAGGAGCTCGTGAAGACGGCGCACGCCAAGAACATTGCAGTCATGCTTGACGTGGTGTTGAACCATACGGGCGATTTCCAGCCAAGTAACGGGTATGCCAAGGCTCCGTTCGACAAGTACGACTGGTACCATCACAACGGCGAGATTACTTCCACGGACTACAACCAGAACAACCAGTGGAAAATCGAAAACGGGGATGTGGCGGGTCTCGACGACCTGAATCACGAGAATACGGCGGTAACGGCCGAGCTCAACAACTGGATTCAATGGCTGATCGCACAGTCGGGCGTGGACGGCCTGCGTGTGGATACAGCCAAGCACGTGCCGAAGTCTTACCTGAAGTCCTTCGATACGGCGGCGAACACCTTCACTTTCTCGGAAGTGTTCCACGGCGACCCGGCATATGTCGGCGACTACAGCAACTACCTGGATGCGGCGCTCGACTTCCCGATGTACTACACGATCCGTGACGTCTTCGGCAAGGATGGTTCCCCTACGCTGATCCGCGACCGGTACACCAGCGATTCGAAGTACCGCGATGCGAGGCTGAACGGCCTGTTCCTCGATAACCATGATGTGAAGCGGTTCCTGAACGAGGCATCGGGCAACCCAAGCAACACGTCCGACAAGTGGCCTCAGCTCAAGGCAGCCCTCGGCTTCCTCTTCACCTCCCGCGGTATTCCGATCGTATACCAGGGCACGGAGCTTGGCTACAGCGGCGGAGACGACCCGGCGAACCGCGAGGATGTCGTACCGAATGCGAACCATGATCTCTACAAGTACATTGCGAAGCTGAACGGGGTGCGTAACAGCCATCCGGCGCTCCAGAACGGCACCCAGAAGGAAAAATGGGCCGACAGCACCGTTTACGGCTTCCAGCGCAGCAAGAACGGTGACGAGGCGGTCGTGCTCATCAACAATTCCTGGAGCAGCCAGACCCGCACGGTAGGCAGCCTCGATAACCTGACGGGCGGCACGACGCTCCGCAACCAGCTCGGCACCGATTCCGTCACCGTCAACAACGGATCGGTCACCGTTACGCTGGCACCGAAGGAAGTCAAGATTTTCACGAAATAA